The Suricata suricatta isolate VVHF042 chromosome 16, meerkat_22Aug2017_6uvM2_HiC, whole genome shotgun sequence genome contains the following window.
tgaaagaagggGTCTGCAGGGAACAGGCACCAAGGTTACACAGGGAGGTTGCTGGGGCAGGGCCTGACAGAGGTATTATGATGTGTCACAGCATCATTTCTTGGCTACAGCCAGTTTCTTCAATAGGACTCAGCCCTGTCCCTCTGGGTGGCATCCCTAACTTGGCAAtgtcagtctctttctctttagtGGGTCATTCCTTCAAACTGTCAATGTGCCCAGGGCATTCCCAACCTAGAAGccatctccccctttccccctacAAGTGCTCCTCTTGCCCTGCCCCACTGTCTTCCTATTGCTGCCACCTGTCTCTTTATCTGCTCTCCCATGCATCTCTGCATCTCTTTACAAACCAGTTTACTCTGCCCTTAGCTCCTGCTCCAGGCAGGTGGCAGCCCTACCCCCACAGTGACCTCAGAGTTCTTCAAATTCTAGAGGGAGCATCCCTAATTGGTTCAGCTAGGGTCAGATGTCCAGTGAGGGTCCAATAACCTGTGGTCAGTGGGCTGCCTCTGCCCATACCTTCAGCAGAGGCTGGGAGTATAGCCAGGGCAGATACTTTAGAAACTTCCACCTGCATCCTTCCTGCCCCAGCCAATCTAGGCCTTTGTCCTCCAGCAAACTCCTCCTGGTGTCCCACCCTACGCCTCCTGAGTCTCTCTCAGACCACTTGAGGACCCAACTCAGGAGGAACCTGAGAAACAGGAGCTTCTTTCCACAGCTACATCAAGAGCTGGAGCTTCAGGCCTCGAGCCCCAAGGACCCCTCTCCTCAGCCTCAgggcccttctctgctcatgctgtgggCCTTGCAGGAGTTGGACCTCACAGCCTGCAGCAAGCTAACTGATGCTAGTTTGGTCAAGGTGTGGGGCCGGGGCTGGAGATGTGGATAGACTGAGGATCCTGATACTAGAGCCAGGCCCAGGCCACCCCACTCTTTGCTTAGAAAAAGTTCCATTCTCTTTGGCTTCTGCTACctctggttggggtgggggaacCTGGAAGGGCCCTGGGCTCCAGTGTCCTATCATA
Protein-coding sequences here:
- the LRRC29 gene encoding leucine-rich repeat-containing protein 29 gives rise to the protein MSSEGPITCGQWAASAHTFSRGWEYSQGRYFRNFHLHPSCPSQSRPLSSSKLLLVSHPTPPESLSDHLRTQLRRNLRNRSFFPQLHQELELQASSPKDPSPQPQGPSLLMLWALQELDLTACSKLTDASLVKVLQFPQLRQLSLSLLPALTDKGLVAVAKGCPSLERLLLSHCSLLSDEGWAQAASFWPRLQYLSLYSCSQLTEQTLDMIGQA